One window from the genome of Fulvivirga lutea encodes:
- a CDS encoding sterol desaturase family protein, translating to MDWITIIICAVITIGTFLFMEGVAWFTHKYIMHGFLWSWHRSHHKKHNHTLERNDLFALVFSIPSILLLYFSLGINPYLTAAGIGIFLYGLFYFIFHDVIVHQRIKWRPKNRSSYLNRMIKAHYIHHIVRTKEDAEAFGFLYAPKKFEKREIKPSALEGETH from the coding sequence ATGGACTGGATTACGATTATCATTTGTGCGGTAATAACAATAGGCACTTTCTTATTCATGGAAGGAGTAGCATGGTTTACTCACAAGTATATTATGCATGGATTCTTGTGGAGCTGGCATCGTTCACACCACAAAAAGCATAACCATACGTTAGAAAGAAACGACCTTTTTGCTCTTGTATTCAGTATACCAAGTATTCTTTTATTATACTTCTCACTAGGCATTAATCCATACCTTACTGCTGCCGGAATAGGCATCTTTCTTTATGGGTTATTCTACTTTATATTTCATGATGTTATTGTGCATCAAAGAATAAAATGGCGTCCAAAAAACAGAAGCAGTTATCTGAACCGAATGATAAAAGCCCACTACATACACCACATCGTACGGACGAAAGAAGATGCTGAGGCTTTTGGGTTTTTATATGCTCCGAAGAAATTCGAAAAGAGGGAAATAAAACCTTCAGCACTCGAAGGGGAAACTCACTAA
- a CDS encoding lycopene cyclase family protein: MGSTIYDYAIIGAGAAGFQLALSLSKDAYFKDHKILVIEKEDHRTNDKTWCFWEKGEGKWQDIITKSWNNCQVIASDQKTEVSLGEYSYKMIEAINFYNFAKKELEGVSNIAFVNASVERISCHDTVEIITDDQTFLAKHIFDSRINDAFFNENDGSIRILQHFRGWLIKTENEVFNDHAFTMMDFSVRWPETTSFMYVLPISKNEALIEYTFFSSTLANDEDYDKMIRHYIEDILGVGNYDVRNIETGVIPMSNYPFHKHNTEQITKIGTAGGWVRPSSGYSFKNAEKACQLILENIKNNKLPSQGIFKKRFAFYDSIFLKVLEDHNYLGEKIFHDMYFKNDIEKILKFLDQDSTLLEELKIISSFEKGPFSKAMIQILLSR, from the coding sequence ATGGGTTCTACCATTTATGATTATGCTATAATAGGTGCAGGCGCAGCAGGTTTTCAGCTAGCTTTATCTCTCAGCAAGGATGCCTATTTTAAAGATCATAAAATACTTGTTATTGAAAAGGAAGACCATAGAACCAATGACAAAACCTGGTGTTTTTGGGAGAAAGGCGAAGGCAAATGGCAAGATATTATAACCAAAAGTTGGAATAATTGTCAGGTAATTGCATCGGACCAAAAAACTGAAGTTAGCCTTGGCGAGTATTCTTACAAAATGATCGAGGCCATCAACTTCTATAATTTTGCTAAAAAAGAACTAGAAGGTGTTTCTAATATAGCATTTGTTAATGCATCTGTTGAAAGAATAAGTTGTCACGATACGGTTGAGATAATAACTGATGACCAAACATTTCTAGCAAAGCATATTTTTGATAGTAGAATTAATGATGCTTTTTTTAATGAAAATGACGGGAGCATTAGAATTCTTCAGCACTTCAGAGGCTGGTTAATTAAAACCGAAAATGAGGTTTTTAATGACCATGCGTTCACCATGATGGATTTTAGTGTTAGATGGCCGGAAACTACAAGCTTCATGTATGTTTTGCCAATCTCTAAAAATGAAGCCCTCATTGAATACACCTTCTTTTCATCCACACTGGCTAACGATGAGGATTATGATAAAATGATTCGGCATTATATTGAAGATATATTAGGTGTAGGAAATTATGATGTAAGAAATATTGAAACCGGTGTTATTCCGATGAGTAACTACCCGTTTCATAAACACAATACAGAGCAAATAACGAAAATAGGAACAGCAGGAGGTTGGGTTAGACCTTCGTCAGGGTATTCATTTAAAAATGCTGAAAAGGCCTGCCAGCTAATTCTCGAAAATATTAAGAACAATAAGTTGCCTTCTCAAGGCATTTTTAAAAAGCGCTTTGCCTTCTATGATTCTATTTTTCTAAAGGTTTTAGAAGATCATAACTATCTGGGAGAAAAAATATTTCATGATATGTACTTCAAGAATGATATAGAAAAAATATTGAAGTTTCTCGATCAGGATTCCACCTTACTGGAAGAATTGAAAATTATTAGCAGCTTTGAAAAAGGTCCTTTCTCCAAGGCAATGATTCAAATACTACTATCAAGATAA
- a CDS encoding ABC transporter permease: protein MIKNYLKIAFRNLFKYLGFSITNIFGLAIGLACCFLIALFIQFELSYENMHDKNVYRYIPRSVNDSGILQMQTWTPPGFTPAMDDYFEEITHSSRYTTLDDEPLIKKGDENLPPLNLSLGDQDFFEIFNFKLLRGEADKVLSQPYSIVISSSIAEKFFPNSDPIGQIINYDNQFDLNITGVFEDLPANTHLQFSYIIPFETLGDVYQTQYGFPKDKFLTDLESWNYTAYFKLEKGVNPEQFQAKIDKHFTELRNRTFNPDAITDWLQPIDEIHFTQGIKGDVANGDKNTVYIFSAIALFILIIACFNFMNLSTARALRRAKEVGVRKVMGAQKHQLVYQFLGETFILTSIALVASLIFLEILIPWFNSTMGFSLSSSYLDNYKFLAVLLVAGVITAIVAGGYPAFYLSSFEAAKVLKDTDGRAGKSTLRKVLTVFQFMIAGFLIIGTFTVIQQMNYLNNKDLGFDKDQIIYVHPNSVVAKNMDVLMDNFRKLSPVVSVTRSNGVPGFAHSHWSYAMPEYKDKSFNINTLIVDYDFVDTYDLEIVEGRNISREYATDSAEAYLINETAAKQLMIANPIGTNIKALDGHPMGKIVGVVKDFHYRSLHQPIQPLVMRHDPRNAYTISVKLAGGKINESIALLEQEWKKIAPDYPFDYAFLDDNLESLYQAENNTGTMLSAFSGLAILIACMGLLGLTSFMTEQRKKEIGVRKVLGASVTGIISLLTKDFAKLVLVSFLISIPLAWYALGYWLNNFAYKVEMNPLIYISAGVVLLLIAMLTVSYQSYKAASSNPVDTLRSE from the coding sequence ATGATTAAGAACTACCTCAAAATTGCCTTTCGTAATTTATTTAAGTACTTAGGATTTAGCATAACAAATATTTTTGGTCTAGCCATTGGTCTGGCATGTTGCTTTCTAATAGCACTATTTATTCAATTTGAACTAAGCTATGAGAACATGCACGACAAAAATGTGTATAGATACATTCCGAGGAGTGTGAATGATAGCGGCATTTTGCAAATGCAAACCTGGACACCTCCCGGTTTTACACCAGCCATGGATGATTATTTCGAAGAGATAACCCATTCTTCAAGGTATACTACGCTAGATGATGAGCCTCTTATTAAAAAAGGTGACGAAAATTTACCGCCTTTAAACTTATCACTGGGGGACCAGGACTTTTTTGAAATTTTTAATTTTAAATTGTTAAGAGGTGAGGCTGATAAGGTTCTTTCACAGCCATACTCAATCGTAATTTCATCATCTATTGCCGAAAAGTTTTTTCCTAATTCCGACCCTATAGGCCAAATAATTAATTATGACAATCAATTTGATTTAAATATTACGGGTGTTTTTGAAGATTTGCCAGCCAATACACACCTGCAATTTTCATACATCATACCATTCGAAACACTGGGCGATGTATATCAGACTCAATATGGTTTTCCTAAGGATAAATTTCTGACTGATCTGGAGAGTTGGAACTATACTGCATATTTCAAGCTTGAGAAAGGAGTAAACCCTGAGCAGTTTCAGGCTAAAATCGATAAACATTTCACTGAGCTTCGAAATAGAACGTTCAACCCAGATGCGATTACTGATTGGTTACAACCTATAGATGAAATTCATTTTACCCAAGGTATAAAGGGGGATGTAGCAAATGGTGATAAAAACACTGTTTACATTTTCAGCGCGATTGCACTGTTCATTTTAATTATTGCATGTTTCAATTTTATGAACCTTTCAACGGCAAGGGCCCTTCGAAGAGCGAAAGAAGTAGGTGTTAGAAAAGTGATGGGTGCTCAGAAACATCAACTTGTTTATCAGTTTCTTGGAGAGACTTTCATTCTTACTTCAATAGCCTTAGTTGCCAGCCTTATTTTTCTTGAGATATTAATTCCCTGGTTTAATTCTACCATGGGTTTCTCATTATCAAGTAGCTATTTAGATAACTATAAGTTTTTAGCTGTGTTGCTCGTGGCCGGAGTTATTACTGCTATTGTAGCAGGTGGCTATCCTGCCTTCTATTTGTCATCATTTGAAGCTGCTAAAGTTTTAAAAGACACTGATGGAAGAGCAGGTAAGTCTACTTTGCGTAAAGTTCTTACCGTTTTTCAATTTATGATAGCCGGATTCTTAATTATTGGAACATTCACGGTGATTCAACAAATGAATTATCTGAACAATAAGGATTTAGGCTTCGATAAAGATCAGATTATCTATGTTCATCCAAACTCAGTAGTAGCTAAGAATATGGATGTGCTGATGGATAATTTTAGAAAATTATCTCCGGTTGTTTCTGTAACTAGATCTAATGGTGTTCCTGGTTTTGCTCACTCACACTGGTCTTATGCTATGCCTGAATATAAAGACAAAAGCTTCAATATTAACACACTGATTGTTGATTATGATTTTGTTGATACGTATGACCTGGAGATAGTAGAGGGAAGAAATATTTCGAGAGAATATGCAACGGACTCGGCAGAAGCCTATCTTATTAATGAAACAGCTGCTAAACAATTGATGATTGCCAATCCTATTGGTACTAACATTAAAGCGCTAGATGGGCATCCGATGGGCAAGATTGTGGGTGTAGTAAAAGATTTTCATTACCGGTCTTTGCACCAGCCAATACAACCATTGGTTATGAGACATGACCCAAGAAATGCCTATACCATTTCCGTAAAACTAGCAGGTGGAAAAATAAATGAAAGCATCGCCCTATTAGAGCAAGAGTGGAAAAAGATAGCTCCAGATTATCCATTTGATTATGCCTTTTTGGATGATAATCTGGAAAGTTTATATCAAGCTGAAAATAACACAGGAACAATGTTATCGGCATTTTCAGGTTTGGCCATTTTAATTGCCTGCATGGGACTTTTAGGCTTAACTTCTTTTATGACTGAACAGCGCAAGAAGGAAATAGGGGTGAGGAAAGTATTAGGTGCTTCAGTTACGGGAATAATATCTTTATTGACCAAGGATTTTGCCAAGTTGGTATTGGTATCATTTCTTATTTCAATACCCTTAGCATGGTACGCATTAGGCTATTGGTTGAATAATTTTGCGTATAAGGTAGAAATGAATCCGCTGATTTATATTTCAGCGGGTGTAGTACTTTTGCTTATTGCAATGCTTACTGTGTCTTATCAGTCGTACAAAGCGGCATCTAGCAATCCGGTGGATACTTTGAGGAGCGAATAG
- a CDS encoding carotenoid biosynthesis protein: MIDYILHRSKYVTPKALVLAFVWIVHLAGIIGITLGYQEWFISKTNFNLILLCILSVVYFPVDNLKVLLGLFLMFTIGFFSEWLGVNYGLIFGDYHYGNNLGIKVGGVPLLIGMNWALLTIITGALAQKIFTNKLLRVITATLLMLVLDVFLENSAPIFDFWYWHLGYPPLQNYIGWFAVALILQVIYLKLRIKGDSTFSLHLYAAQLIFFVYFYGFYHL; encoded by the coding sequence ATGATTGATTACATTCTCCATCGGTCAAAATATGTTACGCCAAAAGCACTGGTATTGGCTTTTGTATGGATAGTGCATTTGGCCGGAATAATAGGCATTACCTTAGGTTATCAAGAATGGTTCATCAGTAAAACTAACTTCAACCTCATTCTGCTATGCATTTTAAGTGTAGTCTATTTTCCTGTTGACAACTTAAAAGTACTATTGGGTCTATTTTTAATGTTTACCATCGGATTCTTCTCAGAGTGGTTGGGGGTAAATTACGGACTTATTTTTGGGGACTATCATTATGGTAATAATTTAGGGATAAAAGTTGGAGGCGTTCCGCTGCTTATTGGAATGAATTGGGCTTTACTAACGATTATAACTGGTGCATTAGCCCAAAAGATATTCACCAATAAATTGCTGAGAGTGATTACTGCAACACTTTTAATGCTTGTATTGGACGTATTTCTGGAAAATTCTGCCCCTATATTTGACTTCTGGTACTGGCATTTGGGATATCCACCATTACAAAATTACATTGGGTGGTTTGCAGTGGCATTAATTCTACAAGTCATCTATCTGAAATTGAGAATTAAAGGTGATTCCACATTTTCTTTACATCTTTATGCCGCACAACTAATTTTCTTTGTTTACTTCTATGGGTTCTACCATTTATGA
- the crtD gene encoding 1-hydroxycarotenoid 3,4-desaturase CrtD, producing MKSALIIGSGIAGLASALRLKKAGFSVKVFEAANHAGGKLHAFQLGDFRFDMGPSLFTMPHLVDELFLLFDKNPKDYFNYIKKETVCNYFWEDGTRFSVPASEDEFVQKASDQFNVEENRIKKYLARNKEKYDLTADIFLNKSLHKWSTYLSFTTLKSLSQAYKLHLNDTLNGVNKKYFDNRYLVQLFNRYATYNGSSPFKTPGIMSMIPHLEMFYGTFLPKGGMHQISQSLYQLAVEQNIEFHFNEPVNEIITEASKAKGIKTKKGDYFADIVVSNTDVFTAYSKLLKSNKKPARILNQERSSSAVIFYWGIRKTFQDLDLHNILFSDNYKEEFNALFNDKTLYNDPTVYINITSKQEKKDAPEGCENWFVMVNAPGNFGQNWDTLIAELRKNLINKINRILKCSIEDHIVVEEILDPRKIETKTASHLGSLYGTSSNSKFSAFLRHSNFSKDYKNLYFCGGSVHPGGGIPLCLLSAKIATENITAHD from the coding sequence ATGAAATCAGCACTAATTATAGGCTCAGGCATTGCAGGACTTGCATCGGCTTTACGACTGAAAAAAGCAGGCTTTTCTGTTAAAGTCTTTGAAGCAGCCAATCATGCCGGAGGCAAATTACATGCTTTTCAGTTAGGTGATTTTCGTTTCGATATGGGGCCATCATTATTCACGATGCCTCATTTAGTTGATGAGTTGTTTCTACTCTTTGATAAGAATCCAAAAGACTATTTTAACTACATAAAAAAAGAAACGGTTTGCAATTACTTCTGGGAAGATGGCACCCGATTCTCAGTTCCAGCCAGCGAAGATGAGTTTGTTCAAAAGGCATCAGATCAATTTAACGTTGAAGAGAACAGAATTAAAAAGTACTTAGCTCGCAATAAGGAAAAATATGACTTAACGGCTGATATCTTTCTGAACAAATCATTACACAAATGGAGTACATATTTATCGTTTACAACGCTAAAATCATTATCCCAAGCCTATAAACTCCATTTGAATGATACTCTCAATGGAGTTAACAAGAAGTATTTTGATAACCGCTATCTCGTTCAGCTTTTTAACAGGTACGCTACTTACAACGGTTCATCCCCTTTTAAAACTCCCGGTATCATGTCAATGATTCCGCATCTGGAAATGTTTTATGGCACGTTTCTGCCCAAAGGAGGAATGCATCAGATTTCACAGAGCTTGTATCAACTTGCCGTGGAGCAAAATATTGAATTTCATTTCAATGAGCCTGTCAATGAAATCATTACAGAAGCCTCTAAAGCCAAAGGCATTAAAACTAAAAAGGGAGATTACTTTGCCGACATTGTTGTTAGCAATACCGATGTATTTACTGCCTACAGCAAACTACTTAAGTCCAATAAAAAGCCTGCCAGAATATTAAACCAGGAGCGATCCAGCTCTGCCGTAATTTTCTATTGGGGCATTAGAAAAACATTCCAAGATCTAGATCTGCATAATATTCTATTTAGCGATAATTATAAAGAAGAGTTCAACGCTCTTTTTAACGATAAGACCTTATATAACGACCCAACGGTTTACATAAATATCACTTCCAAGCAAGAGAAAAAAGATGCCCCTGAAGGTTGTGAAAACTGGTTTGTTATGGTTAATGCCCCGGGAAATTTTGGTCAAAATTGGGATACATTAATAGCAGAGCTCAGAAAAAACCTAATTAACAAAATTAACAGGATACTTAAATGCAGCATAGAAGATCATATTGTTGTAGAAGAAATTTTGGACCCAAGAAAAATTGAGACAAAGACAGCCTCGCACTTAGGGTCATTATATGGCACATCTAGTAATTCCAAATTTTCGGCATTCTTAAGGCACTCTAATTTCTCGAAAGATTATAAAAACCTGTACTTCTGCGGGGGCTCAGTTCATCCTGGTGGCGGCATTCCTTTATGCCTGTTATCTGCCAAAATAGCTACAGAAAATATTACTGCTCATGATTGA
- a CDS encoding SDR family oxidoreductase: protein MNILLTGSTGYIGRRLLPVLVNDGHHVICLVRDKRRFDWEDFDEHFLKSVTVVEADLQDKKSLQKITMPIDAAYYMVHSLSNSYASFSALEQETAQNFADLLKNTNAKQIIYLSGISNDAELSEHLQSRKDVEEVLKSSGVPVTVLRAAIIIGSGSASFEIIRDLVEKLPVMIAPKWLKSKCQPLAIRNVIEYLMGVLFNEKTYDQTYDIGGPDILTYKEMLLQFAAVRKLRRYIISVPVLSPRLSSLWLYFVTSTSYTLGRNLVDSMRHDVVVKNGNINDVIKIDLINYQEALKLAFSKINQKNVVSSWKDAIQNDKMDKNFLDFIDVPSHGCFHDIRRVIFTEDPDKVRKNIWEIGGDRGWYFGNWMWKIRGYMDLLVGGVGLRRGRRSPNDLKPGDSLDFWRVLLADENQKRLLLYAEMRLPGEAWLEFRIRNENGQNILFQKATFRPLGLWGRLYWYLVLPFHFLIFPMMARNIIRYKGNN from the coding sequence ATGAATATTTTACTCACAGGCTCAACTGGTTACATTGGCAGGCGATTGTTGCCTGTACTTGTGAACGATGGTCATCATGTAATCTGTTTGGTCAGAGATAAAAGGCGTTTCGACTGGGAAGATTTTGATGAACATTTTCTCAAAAGTGTTACTGTTGTAGAGGCAGATTTACAGGACAAAAAGTCGCTACAGAAAATTACCATGCCAATTGATGCGGCCTATTATATGGTGCATTCACTTAGTAATTCTTATGCCAGCTTTTCAGCATTGGAACAGGAAACTGCACAAAACTTTGCCGATCTATTAAAGAATACTAACGCCAAACAGATCATTTACCTAAGCGGGATTTCTAATGATGCGGAACTATCCGAACACCTGCAATCACGAAAAGATGTAGAAGAAGTGCTTAAAAGCTCGGGAGTACCTGTAACGGTACTTAGGGCTGCAATTATTATTGGTTCAGGCAGTGCATCTTTTGAAATCATTCGGGATTTAGTTGAAAAACTACCCGTGATGATTGCCCCTAAATGGCTAAAAAGTAAATGTCAGCCTTTGGCTATTCGAAATGTAATAGAGTACTTAATGGGCGTATTGTTTAATGAAAAAACTTACGACCAGACCTATGACATAGGTGGGCCTGATATATTAACCTACAAAGAGATGCTACTACAGTTTGCTGCAGTGCGTAAACTCAGAAGGTATATTATCTCTGTTCCAGTGTTATCACCGAGGCTCTCCTCGCTGTGGCTCTATTTTGTGACTTCCACTTCTTATACCCTTGGCAGAAACCTTGTAGATAGCATGCGACATGATGTGGTAGTTAAGAATGGGAATATCAATGATGTTATAAAAATTGACCTAATCAATTATCAAGAGGCTCTAAAACTGGCGTTCAGCAAAATCAACCAGAAAAATGTGGTTTCCAGTTGGAAAGATGCCATCCAGAATGATAAAATGGACAAGAATTTCCTTGATTTTATTGACGTGCCTTCCCACGGTTGCTTCCACGATATTCGAAGGGTAATATTCACTGAAGACCCAGATAAAGTGAGAAAGAACATCTGGGAAATTGGTGGTGACAGAGGCTGGTATTTTGGCAACTGGATGTGGAAAATCAGAGGATATATGGACTTATTGGTTGGTGGTGTTGGTCTTCGTAGAGGAAGAAGAAGTCCTAATGATTTAAAACCGGGTGATTCACTAGACTTCTGGCGTGTACTCCTCGCTGATGAAAATCAAAAAAGGCTACTTTTATATGCTGAAATGCGATTGCCGGGTGAAGCATGGTTAGAGTTTAGAATAAGAAATGAGAACGGACAAAATATATTATTCCAAAAAGCCACATTTCGTCCTTTAGGCTTGTGGGGCAGACTGTATTGGTACCTCGTTCTTCCCTTCCACTTCCTTATTTTTCCTATGATGGCGAGGAATATTATAAGGTATAAGGGTAATAATTGA
- a CDS encoding SRPBCC family protein, producing the protein MKVYTLKTKQFLPISISEAWDFFSSPRNLKDITPSHMRFDIKYISGSEKMYAGQIIRYKLQPVPGVPVSWTTEITHVNEPHFFVDEQRFGPYSLWHHQHRFKEVDGGVEMEDEVNYAIPLGWLGQLANWLFVGKKVKAIFDYRFKVLEERFN; encoded by the coding sequence ATGAAAGTTTACACTTTAAAGACAAAGCAGTTTTTACCCATCTCAATATCTGAGGCGTGGGACTTTTTCTCATCACCGAGAAATCTGAAGGACATTACACCTTCGCACATGAGGTTTGACATAAAGTACATTTCAGGAAGTGAAAAAATGTATGCAGGTCAGATTATAAGATATAAATTACAACCTGTGCCTGGCGTTCCAGTTTCATGGACAACAGAAATAACACATGTCAATGAACCTCACTTTTTTGTAGATGAGCAGCGCTTTGGCCCTTATTCCCTTTGGCATCATCAGCATCGGTTTAAAGAGGTAGATGGCGGTGTGGAAATGGAAGATGAAGTAAATTATGCCATACCATTAGGTTGGTTAGGCCAGTTAGCCAACTGGCTCTTTGTGGGCAAAAAGGTAAAGGCTATCTTTGACTATCGTTTTAAGGTGCTAGAAGAAAGATTTAATTAA